One segment of Variovorax sp. V93 DNA contains the following:
- a CDS encoding winged helix-turn-helix transcriptional regulator, protein MQVEILERALSQTRRSGCPINLTLEQIGDRWSLIVIRDVMFENRRSYGALLEQNKEGIASNILASRLKHLTASGLMTRSSDPNHQQKGIYSLTEAAIQLVPLLACMAAWGLRHTHPEASLRSELLEKGGPSLWSALMDELRYLHLGAPRPTRSVLGEFRTDHETAIAN, encoded by the coding sequence ATGCAAGTAGAAATTTTGGAGAGAGCTTTGTCGCAAACAAGACGATCGGGCTGCCCGATCAACCTGACGCTTGAGCAGATCGGCGACCGCTGGAGCCTGATCGTTATCCGCGATGTCATGTTCGAGAACAGGCGCAGCTATGGCGCTCTGCTTGAGCAAAACAAGGAAGGCATCGCCTCGAACATCCTCGCAAGCCGGCTGAAGCACTTGACCGCGTCTGGCCTGATGACACGATCTTCGGATCCGAATCATCAGCAGAAAGGCATCTACAGCCTCACGGAAGCGGCCATACAGCTTGTACCTCTGCTCGCATGCATGGCTGCCTGGGGCCTTCGGCATACGCATCCGGAGGCGTCTTTGCGCTCGGAGTTGCTGGAAAAGGGCGGCCCTTCGCTTTGGAGTGCCTTGATGGATGAACTACGTTACCTGCATCTCGGTGCACCGCGTCCGACGCGCTCAGTATTGGGCGAGTTCCGGACCGACCACGAGACGGCGATCGCCAATTAG
- a CDS encoding MBL fold metallo-hydrolase: MKFFTITSRAVLAVSLAFAGTFVAVAPAQAAAPLQHKQVPGFYRAMIGDYEVTALHDGGAGIDSSLLHGDPALIQSLLARSFQNDPKNVSATVQGYLVNTGSKLVLIDTGAGGHWGGPTLGKLVQNLKASGYKPEQVDLVLVTHLHADHVGGIYKNGKRVFPNATVMMKKADADFWLSKEITAKAPEDAKIFFKVAQDAAAPYIAAGKWKPYEGMDEIVPGIAPHAIPGHTPGHTGYMISSKGQSLLVWGDTAHVLAVQMPHPEIGIAFDSDGPMAIKTREDLLVKLAADKTMIAAAHMPFPGLGRVRKADTGAGYDWVPATFLNLK; this comes from the coding sequence ATGAAATTCTTCACCATCACTTCGCGTGCCGTGCTCGCGGTGTCGCTGGCATTCGCTGGCACCTTCGTTGCGGTAGCGCCGGCCCAAGCTGCAGCGCCGCTGCAGCACAAGCAGGTACCGGGCTTCTATCGCGCGATGATTGGCGACTATGAAGTCACCGCGCTCCATGACGGCGGCGCCGGCATTGACTCCAGCCTCCTGCATGGCGATCCGGCGCTCATCCAGTCCCTCCTGGCGCGCTCCTTCCAAAACGATCCCAAGAATGTCTCGGCCACCGTCCAAGGCTACCTCGTCAATACCGGCTCCAAGCTCGTTCTCATCGATACGGGTGCTGGCGGCCACTGGGGCGGCCCGACGCTGGGCAAGCTCGTGCAGAACTTGAAGGCCTCCGGCTACAAGCCGGAGCAGGTTGACCTGGTGCTGGTGACCCATCTTCACGCCGACCATGTTGGCGGGATCTACAAAAACGGGAAACGCGTCTTCCCGAACGCGACCGTGATGATGAAGAAGGCCGACGCCGACTTCTGGCTGTCGAAGGAAATCACGGCCAAGGCCCCGGAAGACGCAAAAATCTTCTTCAAGGTGGCACAGGATGCCGCCGCGCCTTACATCGCTGCCGGCAAGTGGAAGCCGTACGAAGGCATGGACGAAATCGTCCCCGGCATCGCGCCGCATGCCATTCCCGGCCATACGCCCGGTCACACCGGCTACATGATTTCCTCAAAGGGTCAGTCGCTGCTGGTCTGGGGTGACACCGCTCACGTCCTCGCCGTCCAGATGCCGCACCCGGAAATCGGCATCGCCTTCGACTCGGACGGCCCGATGGCCATCAAGACTCGTGAAGACCTTCTGGTGAAGCTTGCTGCGGACAAGACGATGATCGCCGCCGCCCACATGCCGTTCCCTGGCCTGGGCCGCGTTCGCAAGGCCGACACCGGCGCTGGATACGACTGGGTCCCGGCGACCTTCCTCAACCTGAAGTGA